In Mycoavidus cysteinexigens, a genomic segment contains:
- the gyrB gene encoding DNA topoisomerase (ATP-hydrolyzing) subunit B, with translation MTDQQKPQSDTSYGASSIQILEGLEAVRKRPGMYIGDTSDGTGLHHLVFEVLDNAIDEALAGHCDNIHVTIHADNSISVTDNGRGIPTDIKFNDKHDPKRSAAEIVMTELHAGGKFDQNSYKVSGGLHGVGVSCVNALSKWLRLIIRRDGKKHLMEFHRGVAQNRVIEQINGEPVSPISVIGTTEQRGTEVHFLADEEIFKDIDFHYDILAKRIRELSFLNNGVSIRLTDLRTGKEDDFAFSGGVKGFVEYINKSKQALHPTIFHAVGEKENVSVEVAMQWNDSYNENVQCFTNNIPQRDGGAHLTGLRAAMTRVLNKYIESQDQSKKNKTETAGDDMREGLTCVLSVKVPEPKFSSQTKDKLVSSEVRAPVEELVAKALEAFLLETPNDAKIICGKILEAARAREAARKAREMTRRKGILEGGGLPGKLADCQERDPAKSEIYIVEGDSAGGSAKQGRDRKFQAILPLRGKVLNVERARFDKLLSSEQIVILITALGCGIGKEDYNLDKLRYHRIIIMTDADVDGAHIRTLLLTFFYRQMPDMIERGYIYIAQPPLYKIKHGKEERYLKDNHELNQHMLRLALQGAELVPAEGAEPLTGDTLGELTRSYLLSEAVVDRLRQMIDSGALEAIMEGVEVNLSSLVSAQASAEMLEAALRDDPLKPEIRVRPVYDETLESHSLRIERSHHGNLKISVIDEEFLATSDFQQLHTTAQTLKGLINKGAFIKRGERSSAVHDFKSAMKWLFSDAERNVSKQRYKGLGEMNPSQLWETTMDPNVRRLLRVQLEDAIAADNIFTTLMGDEVEPRRAFIESNALRARNIDTIG, from the coding sequence ATGACCGATCAGCAAAAACCGCAATCCGACACCAGCTATGGCGCCTCGTCGATCCAAATCCTTGAAGGCCTAGAAGCAGTCCGCAAACGGCCCGGAATGTATATTGGCGATACCTCAGACGGCACTGGCCTGCATCATTTGGTGTTTGAAGTGCTCGACAATGCGATCGATGAAGCATTAGCCGGACATTGCGACAACATTCATGTCACGATTCACGCGGATAATTCGATTTCCGTTACCGACAATGGCCGCGGCATCCCGACGGATATAAAGTTCAACGATAAGCATGATCCTAAGCGTAGCGCTGCTGAAATTGTCATGACTGAACTGCATGCTGGCGGCAAATTCGACCAAAATAGCTATAAAGTCTCAGGCGGCTTACATGGCGTTGGCGTATCGTGCGTCAATGCCTTATCAAAATGGCTACGCCTAATCATTCGCCGCGATGGTAAAAAACATCTGATGGAATTTCACCGCGGAGTTGCACAAAATCGGGTTATCGAACAAATCAACGGCGAACCCGTCTCTCCAATTTCCGTAATTGGCACCACCGAGCAACGCGGCACGGAAGTACACTTTTTAGCCGACGAAGAAATCTTTAAAGATATTGACTTCCATTACGACATTTTAGCCAAACGCATACGCGAGCTTTCTTTCTTAAATAATGGCGTGTCTATCCGGCTGACGGATCTGCGCACGGGCAAAGAAGATGACTTCGCTTTTTCAGGCGGGGTGAAAGGCTTTGTTGAATATATTAATAAGTCAAAGCAAGCTCTACATCCAACGATTTTTCATGCAGTCGGGGAAAAAGAGAATGTGAGCGTCGAAGTAGCGATGCAATGGAATGATAGCTATAACGAAAATGTCCAGTGTTTCACCAACAATATCCCACAACGTGACGGCGGCGCTCATTTAACGGGTTTACGGGCCGCTATGACGCGAGTCCTCAATAAATATATTGAGAGTCAAGATCAAAGCAAAAAAAACAAAACCGAAACCGCCGGCGACGATATGCGCGAAGGTCTTACCTGTGTCTTATCGGTGAAGGTCCCTGAGCCCAAATTCAGTTCGCAAACCAAAGATAAACTGGTTTCGTCAGAAGTGCGAGCGCCCGTCGAAGAGTTAGTTGCCAAAGCGCTCGAAGCATTTTTGCTGGAAACACCCAATGATGCAAAAATCATTTGCGGCAAGATTCTTGAAGCGGCCCGCGCCCGTGAAGCAGCGCGTAAAGCGCGCGAAATGACGCGCCGCAAAGGAATTTTAGAAGGTGGCGGCTTACCTGGCAAATTAGCTGACTGCCAAGAACGGGATCCAGCCAAATCAGAGATCTATATTGTTGAGGGAGACTCGGCAGGCGGCTCCGCCAAGCAAGGGCGCGACCGTAAATTTCAAGCCATCTTACCGTTGCGGGGTAAAGTGCTGAATGTCGAAAGAGCACGCTTCGACAAATTGTTATCGTCGGAACAAATCGTGATTCTGATCACGGCCCTCGGCTGCGGTATCGGCAAAGAAGACTATAACCTCGACAAACTCCGTTATCACCGCATTATCATCATGACCGATGCGGATGTCGATGGCGCGCATATCCGCACCCTACTGCTTACGTTCTTCTACCGGCAAATGCCAGATATGATCGAACGTGGCTATATCTATATTGCTCAACCTCCGCTTTATAAAATTAAACACGGTAAAGAAGAGCGTTATTTGAAAGACAACCACGAATTAAACCAACATATGCTGCGGCTTGCCTTGCAAGGGGCTGAGCTTGTGCCAGCAGAAGGCGCTGAACCCCTCACAGGAGATACGCTAGGCGAGCTGACACGCTCTTACTTACTCTCTGAAGCAGTGGTTGACCGCCTGCGCCAAATGATCGACTCAGGCGCGCTGGAAGCCATTATGGAAGGGGTCGAGGTTAATCTATCCTCATTGGTATCTGCTCAAGCCAGCGCAGAAATGCTCGAAGCAGCATTACGTGATGATCCACTTAAGCCTGAAATTCGCGTACGTCCGGTCTATGATGAGACCCTTGAATCTCATTCACTGCGCATCGAACGCAGCCATCATGGCAATCTAAAAATCAGCGTGATTGATGAAGAATTTCTAGCCACGTCTGATTTCCAGCAATTACACACCACCGCACAAACTCTTAAAGGCTTAATTAATAAGGGTGCGTTCATTAAGCGTGGTGAACGCAGCAGCGCCGTGCATGATTTTAAGAGTGCGATGAAATGGCTATTTAGCGATGCTGAACGCAACGTTAGCAAACAGCGTTACAAAGGTCTGGGTGAAATGAATCCAAGTCAGCTGTGGGAAACCACGATGGATCCAAATGTGCGACGCCTGTTACGCGTGCAACTTGAGGATGCGATTGCGGCTGATAATATCTTTACAACGTTAATGGGCGACGAAGTTGAGCCACGGCGCGCGTTTATTGAGTCGAATGCGTTGCGGGCTAGGAATATTGATACGATTGGTTAA
- a CDS encoding recombinase family protein: MTVVALYARVSSDKQAKADTIASQIVALEAHIHSEGYVLADAFRFIDNGYSGSNLNRPALEQLRDKVAGGEIDKIYLHSPDRLSRRYAYQMILLEEFEKGGAEVIFLNCQITDSPESHLLLQMQGMIAEYERAKIMERHRRGKIHAAKKGHINVLGGAPYGYRYIDKYTGAGQALYEIHEAESVVVQRIFAWIGQERLSIGEVCRRLKEENTCSPTGKPYWDRSVIWTLLKNPAYKGLAAFGKTKTTAILPRIRPQKHSCVQPRRNYSVSTVDKENWIYIPVPVLVNEDLFEIAQEQLNENKKLARTRQRGASYLLQGLVVCQCCKYAYYGKPVRNKRGEKIDHYAYYRCIGTDAYRFGGNRICDNKQIRTDTLEMAVWEEIKYLLQNPDRLAQEYQCRLAEIENIPLEQKSITLEKQISKLQQGISRLIDGYTQGYINKEEFEPRIKTMKQHLSNYEENKQKIFDKKRVKNELTLIMTCLE, translated from the coding sequence ATGACCGTAGTTGCACTCTATGCAAGGGTTTCATCAGATAAACAGGCTAAAGCTGATACGATTGCGAGTCAAATCGTAGCATTGGAAGCTCATATTCACTCAGAAGGCTATGTGCTAGCTGATGCATTTAGATTTATCGATAATGGCTACAGTGGGTCGAATTTAAATCGTCCTGCTTTAGAGCAGTTACGTGATAAAGTCGCAGGAGGAGAAATTGACAAAATTTATCTTCATTCACCAGATCGTTTATCTCGTCGATATGCATATCAAATGATATTGCTTGAAGAATTTGAAAAAGGTGGAGCAGAAGTTATATTTTTAAACTGTCAAATAACGGATAGTCCTGAATCACATTTATTATTACAAATGCAAGGCATGATAGCCGAATATGAACGAGCAAAAATTATGGAGCGGCATCGTAGAGGAAAAATTCATGCGGCTAAAAAAGGCCATATAAATGTTTTGGGTGGTGCGCCTTATGGTTATCGATATATAGATAAATATACTGGTGCAGGACAAGCCCTTTATGAAATACATGAAGCAGAGTCTGTTGTGGTGCAACGTATATTTGCTTGGATAGGACAAGAGCGTCTCTCGATAGGAGAAGTATGTCGCAGGCTTAAGGAAGAGAATACCTGTTCTCCCACAGGCAAGCCTTATTGGGATAGAAGCGTCATTTGGACACTACTAAAAAATCCAGCGTATAAAGGTCTGGCTGCATTTGGAAAAACTAAAACGACAGCTATATTACCGAGAATCAGGCCACAAAAACATTCCTGTGTTCAGCCCAGAAGAAATTATTCTGTTTCTACAGTCGACAAAGAAAATTGGATTTATATTCCGGTTCCTGTATTAGTTAATGAGGATTTGTTCGAAATCGCGCAAGAACAACTCAACGAAAATAAGAAGTTAGCCCGGACGAGACAACGAGGGGCCAGTTATTTACTTCAAGGGTTAGTGGTATGTCAGTGTTGCAAGTATGCTTATTATGGGAAACCCGTTCGAAACAAACGAGGAGAAAAAATTGATCATTATGCATATTATCGGTGTATTGGAACGGATGCATATCGTTTTGGTGGAAATAGAATCTGCGATAATAAACAAATCCGAACTGATACTCTAGAAATGGCGGTATGGGAAGAAATCAAATATTTATTACAAAATCCAGATCGACTGGCGCAAGAATATCAATGTAGACTTGCAGAAATAGAAAATATACCTTTAGAGCAGAAAAGTATTACACTTGAAAAACAAATTTCTAAATTACAGCAAGGTATTTCACGACTCATTGATGGATATACTCAAGGATATATTAATAAAGAAGAATTTGAACCTAGAATTAAAACCATGAAACAACACTTAAGTAATTATGAGGAGAACAAACAAAAAATATTTGATAAAAAACGGGTAAAAAATGAATTGACGTTGATTATGACTTGTTTAGAATAG
- a CDS encoding HEAT repeat domain-containing protein, with translation MNISGWGQSLRATLPATIITPQNYVAVAQAHIAAGDRANAEKSYNAAIQLATAELARNPGHPREIALAHISAEYAAFLARENDSDASSIQHPSVPINNSASAAHRPNFSPYSPPVSIQAGTEGKIVVQNCQGTINAPVHGKNNTVNVHYYSPNSEARQPHAVSLGSLRNALYQHYQLSNLSIQRVSGEIASLKDCYINLAIVESQAQREKDKKELEKQAATFERLPSSEQQRLESTNLNKLIALEKLFEAQKLRDGSEGVPKRILIQGRAGIGKTTLCKKLVYEYHENGLWQDRFESVLWVPLRQLKAHSPKRLEVLLCNQYFVGYESSQAQTLAKAFYMHQDKTLFILDGLDEIVGELNEGRPLKDFLQTLLNQAHVVITSRPAGVDTKLLGQLDLVLETVGFNPDNVQAYIQKFAPKLDQAAIQYFIDRTPLIQGLVNIPIQLDALCYSWDSLPKEQEIPTMAMLYEAMVDKLWRKDGVRLEKQDKGKPLASNVIQISSKAKLEKLMEDEIHYLGYLAFKGLEKGKIEFSSEELDQFQAELEDKFPGKEFSFSFTDDLKKTSYLHTADAHRPESERHYHFLHLTFQEFFAAKFLVQQLQAYAKVESASVLSHIVQKGLGATPSRNELEAFIATHKYNPRYEIVWWMVAGLLKGVALENFFNVLNQSPRDLIGSRHQQVMIGCLNEARTQLNKTTVEMLEKGLIQWFHFELECSENSWSGLGRQRTFPEHLLLNQLKGKEGKIIRILRERSFLSGNAISGLIFALQGHHDKQVRWEALWALRKQKPLSKRIIFALVSTLRNDHDENIRASAVYGLELDQRNPLYEVVISALICALQNEDTPSVRSALVKVLSGQKTLSEAAISALICAFQNEDTPSVRSALVKVLSGQKTLSEAAISALICALQDGDTLIRSALVEVLGVQKTLSEAAISALICMLKDGNQKEDARVAAARTLGIQTLSEPAISNLIGVLRDGNGLSIRAEIASALSKQKALSEDAISALLRICADEDWPVGQAVKSALRAQKALSEPVISTLIYALWDWDNESARRIASWVLRGQRTLSEPAFSALICCALRDDKGFVRRAAASILEEAYYETLPESAISSLICALQDDLREEVRVVAAKVLGKQKMLQMAAIPALVRALENENKDIKIEAARALGKQEMLPEAAIPAFIRALQDENWFIRDAAVNSLKSQKILHEPVVSALIRVLQDDNEKERAKSVAAWTLARQDTRSETVISVLIHALTDEKWVVRKAAASALGEQKMLGEPAISALIRALNDNMEGVILEAARALGRQDGLSDTAIFALIRALQYDNYEVEKAAASALGGQKALREPAISALIRALVDDRKNSRKDGQHYYEVIEALGRYGTLPEAVIFALIHALRHDNEKAMAVAARALRTQKMLPEAAIFALICALQHDNSAPVRSAATEVLGLHLNQLYRALPSLALGQIQTLYTSVLFPHSYRQIAPLYIQDRRLHFYTETGPGQSDPLTPEQTVTVTQALLAAQPQAEMMLKEKPFLIEERLHA, from the coding sequence TTGAACATATCCGGCTGGGGGCAAAGTTTGCGAGCAACTCTGCCAGCAACGATAATAACGCCCCAAAACTATGTGGCGGTGGCCCAGGCGCATATCGCCGCAGGTGACCGGGCCAATGCTGAAAAATCCTATAACGCCGCTATACAACTGGCGACAGCGGAACTCGCAAGAAATCCTGGCCATCCAAGAGAAATAGCGCTCGCTCATATAAGCGCTGAATACGCCGCTTTTTTAGCCAGAGAGAACGACTCAGACGCCTCCTCAATACAACACCCTTCGGTCCCAATAAACAATTCAGCGTCTGCAGCGCATCGGCCCAATTTTTCACCTTACTCTCCCCCCGTTTCTATTCAAGCGGGTACCGAAGGAAAGATTGTCGTACAAAACTGCCAAGGTACAATTAATGCTCCAGTCCATGGCAAGAATAATACGGTCAACGTGCATTACTACTCACCGAATTCAGAGGCTAGGCAACCTCATGCGGTCTCGTTAGGCAGCTTGCGCAATGCACTGTATCAGCATTACCAATTATCTAATCTGTCGATTCAGCGCGTATCGGGTGAAATTGCCTCACTGAAAGACTGTTATATCAATCTGGCGATTGTAGAAAGTCAGGCGCAACGTGAAAAAGACAAAAAAGAGTTGGAAAAGCAAGCGGCAACTTTTGAACGCCTGCCCAGCAGTGAGCAGCAGCGGCTTGAGTCAACGAATTTAAACAAATTGATTGCCCTAGAAAAACTTTTTGAGGCGCAAAAATTACGAGACGGCTCAGAAGGGGTCCCTAAACGGATTTTAATTCAGGGGCGTGCAGGGATAGGCAAAACGACGCTGTGCAAAAAGCTAGTGTATGAATACCATGAGAATGGACTTTGGCAGGATCGATTTGAGAGCGTGTTGTGGGTGCCATTGCGGCAACTCAAGGCGCATTCCCCTAAACGCTTGGAAGTTCTGCTGTGCAATCAGTATTTTGTGGGCTATGAAAGCAGCCAAGCGCAGACGTTAGCAAAGGCCTTTTACATGCATCAGGATAAAACGCTGTTTATCTTAGATGGCTTGGATGAAATCGTTGGGGAACTCAACGAAGGCAGGCCTTTAAAGGATTTTTTACAGACGTTGCTCAATCAGGCGCATGTGGTGATCACCTCCCGACCTGCCGGGGTGGATACCAAACTGTTGGGGCAGTTGGATTTGGTGTTGGAAACGGTCGGTTTTAATCCGGATAATGTGCAAGCGTATATTCAGAAATTCGCGCCTAAATTGGACCAAGCGGCCATTCAGTATTTTATAGACCGCACGCCGTTGATTCAAGGATTGGTTAATATTCCAATTCAGCTGGATGCACTGTGTTATAGCTGGGATAGCCTACCCAAAGAACAAGAGATCCCAACTATGGCCATGCTGTACGAGGCGATGGTCGATAAATTATGGCGTAAAGACGGCGTTCGGTTAGAGAAACAAGACAAAGGCAAACCATTAGCGTCTAACGTCATTCAAATTTCCTCAAAGGCTAAATTAGAAAAATTGATGGAGGATGAGATCCATTATTTAGGGTATTTAGCCTTTAAGGGGTTAGAGAAAGGAAAAATAGAATTTAGTTCGGAAGAGCTGGATCAATTCCAAGCAGAACTTGAGGATAAATTTCCAGGGAAAGAATTCTCTTTCAGCTTTACAGACGATTTGAAAAAGACGTCGTATTTGCATACAGCGGATGCGCATCGGCCTGAATCGGAGCGTCACTATCATTTTCTGCATTTAACGTTTCAAGAGTTCTTTGCGGCGAAATTCCTAGTACAGCAGCTACAAGCATATGCAAAAGTGGAAAGTGCATCCGTCCTTTCCCACATTGTGCAAAAGGGTTTGGGCGCTACGCCGAGCCGGAATGAGCTGGAAGCGTTTATCGCTACACATAAATACAATCCACGGTATGAGATTGTATGGTGGATGGTGGCTGGATTGCTCAAAGGCGTTGCATTGGAAAATTTCTTTAATGTATTGAATCAATCGCCGCGAGATCTGATCGGCAGTCGTCATCAGCAGGTGATGATAGGGTGCTTAAATGAGGCGCGCACTCAATTAAACAAAACAACGGTCGAAATGCTGGAAAAAGGATTAATCCAGTGGTTTCATTTTGAGCTGGAATGTAGCGAAAATAGCTGGAGCGGATTAGGTCGTCAGAGGACTTTTCCGGAGCATCTGTTGCTCAATCAGCTTAAGGGCAAGGAAGGGAAGATTATTCGAATCTTAAGAGAACGCTCCTTTTTGTCTGGCAACGCCATTTCTGGCTTGATCTTTGCGTTACAGGGGCACCATGATAAGCAGGTCAGGTGGGAGGCTCTCTGGGCACTACGCAAACAGAAACCGCTGTCTAAGCGCATCATTTTTGCCTTGGTCAGCACTCTACGGAACGACCATGATGAGAATATCAGGGCGTCCGCAGTCTATGGATTAGAATTAGATCAACGGAATCCGCTGTATGAGGTTGTCATTTCCGCTTTGATCTGCGCTTTGCAGAATGAGGATACGCCGTCTGTCAGGTCTGCACTTGTTAAGGTATTAAGTGGCCAGAAAACATTGTCTGAAGCTGCCATTTCCGCCTTGATCTGCGCTTTTCAGAATGAGGATACGCCGTCTGTCAGGTCTGCACTTGTTAAGGTATTAAGTGGCCAGAAAACGTTGTCTGAAGCTGCCATTTCCGCCTTGATCTGCGCTTTGCAGGATGGGGATACGCTGATCAGGTCTGCACTTGTCGAGGTATTAGGTGTCCAGAAAACGCTGTCTGAAGCTGCCATTTCCGCTTTGATCTGCATGCTAAAGGATGGCAACCAGAAAGAGGATGCCAGGGTTGCAGCTGCCAGGACATTAGGCATTCAAACCTTATCTGAGCCCGCCATCTCCAACTTGATCGGCGTTTTACGGGATGGCAACGGGTTGTCTATCAGAGCTGAGATTGCTAGTGCATTAAGCAAACAAAAAGCGCTGTCTGAGGATGCTATTTCCGCTTTGCTCCGCATCTGCGCAGATGAAGACTGGCCAGTCGGGCAGGCAGTCAAATCGGCATTGCGCGCACAGAAAGCGCTGTCTGAGCCCGTTATTTCCACCTTAATCTACGCTCTATGGGATTGGGATAATGAGTCTGCCAGGCGTATAGCCTCCTGGGTATTGCGCGGTCAGAGGACGCTGTCTGAACCTGCCTTTTCCGCCTTGATCTGTTGTGCTTTACGGGATGACAAAGGGTTTGTCAGGAGGGCCGCTGCCTCGATATTAGAAGAGGCCTATTACGAAACGCTGCCTGAGTCTGCCATTTCCTCTTTGATCTGCGCTCTACAGGATGACCTCAGGGAGGAAGTCAGGGTTGTAGCTGCGAAGGTATTAGGTAAACAGAAAATGCTACAAATGGCAGCCATTCCTGCCTTGGTTCGCGCTTTAGAGAATGAAAACAAAGATATCAAGATTGAAGCTGCTAGGGCATTAGGTAAACAGGAAATGCTGCCTGAGGCGGCTATTCCCGCGTTCATCCGTGCTTTACAGGATGAAAACTGGTTTATCAGGGATGCGGCTGTAAACTCATTAAAGAGCCAGAAGATACTGCATGAGCCCGTCGTTTCCGCCTTGATCCGCGTTCTACAGGATGACAATGAGAAGGAGAGAGCCAAGTCTGTAGCTGCTTGGACGTTAGCTCGACAGGACACGCGGTCTGAAACCGTCATTTCCGTCTTAATCCACGCTCTAACGGATGAAAAATGGGTTGTCAGAAAGGCGGCTGCCAGTGCATTAGGTGAGCAGAAAATGCTGGGTGAGCCAGCTATTTCCGCCTTGATCCGAGCTCTAAATGACAATATGGAGGGGGTCATACTTGAGGCTGCCCGGGCGTTGGGCCGACAAGACGGATTGTCTGATACCGCTATTTTTGCGTTGATCCGGGCTCTGCAGTACGATAATTACGAGGTCGAAAAGGCGGCTGCCAGTGCATTAGGTGGCCAGAAAGCGCTGCGTGAGCCCGCTATTTCCGCCTTGATTCGCGCTCTTGTCGATGACAGAAAGAATAGCAGAAAGGATGGTCAGCATTATTATGAGGTTATCGAGGCACTAGGTCGATATGGCACTCTGCCGGAGGCCGTCATTTTTGCGTTGATCCACGCTCTACGGCATGATAATGAGAAAGCCATGGCTGTGGCTGCCCGAGCATTACGTACCCAGAAAATGCTGCCTGAGGCCGCCATTTTCGCCTTGATTTGTGCTCTACAGCATGACAATAGCGCGCCTGTCAGATCTGCGGCTACCGAGGTGTTAGGTCTGCATCTTAATCAGCTTTACCGTGCACTTCCAAGCTTAGCGTTGGGTCAGATCCAGACCCTCTATACCAGCGTCTTATTTCCACATAGCTATAGGCAGATTGCACCACTCTATATTCAAGACCGCAGACTTCATTTTTATACAGAGACTGGGCCGGGACAATCCGATCCCCTCACCCCTGAACAAACCGTTACGGTGACTCAAGCCTTGCTGGCTGCCCAACCGCAGGCGGAGATGATGCTAAAAGAGAAACCGTTTCTGATAGAAGAGCGACTTCATGCCTGA
- the ltrA gene encoding group II intron reverse transcriptase/maturase: protein MRVTGSKQARSASSHIPTDWVSIDWKRVQRNVRVVQHRLAKATQEGNWRKVKALQRMLTRSFSAKALAVKRVTENQGKRTAGVDNKLWDTPQKKFKAIAELKKQQYRPLPLRRVYIPKSNGKERPLGILTMRDRAMQALYLLALDPVLESVSDPNSYGFRKNRCTADAMGQLFTQLSRKSSAQWVLDADIENFFDQISKDWMLDNVHVDKSMLRKWLKSGVIDRGQLQNTTAGVPQGGIISPAAANWTLNGLETQLIAHLKAKWGVRQTKKLKVGVVRYCDDFVVTGISKELLETEIKPWIEAFLAERGLQLSTAKTRIVHINEGFDFLGWHFRKYSEKLLIKPSKKNAQAFYEKLRIVINDNLGVRQEDLIRLLNPILRGWAQYHSPVCAKKMFSRIESLLFERLWRWACRRHPKKGRRWVRLKYWHKVGNRHWVFAAEIERKDDSKGLMELYNLSGTPIKRHRKVKQNYHPYNPEWELYGETLRQERMLKNMSYRAQWAKLYASQRGLCALCECEMDMDTGWHDHHIVYRMDGGSDALSNRALLHPSCHARAHSLGLKVVKPAPAWGLCCA, encoded by the coding sequence ATGAGAGTAACTGGCAGCAAACAAGCCCGTTCTGCATCCTCGCATATTCCTACAGACTGGGTTTCGATTGATTGGAAGCGAGTCCAAAGAAATGTGAGAGTCGTGCAGCACCGCTTAGCGAAGGCAACACAGGAGGGCAACTGGCGCAAAGTGAAAGCCTTGCAACGGATGCTTACCCGCTCGTTTAGTGCGAAAGCATTGGCAGTCAAACGAGTTACGGAAAACCAAGGCAAACGAACCGCGGGTGTGGACAACAAGCTGTGGGATACGCCACAGAAGAAGTTCAAAGCAATTGCCGAATTAAAAAAGCAGCAGTATAGACCCTTGCCGCTACGCAGGGTCTATATTCCAAAATCGAATGGGAAAGAACGCCCGTTGGGCATCCTGACCATGCGTGATAGAGCAATGCAGGCTCTGTATTTATTAGCTCTTGATCCGGTGTTGGAATCAGTGAGTGATCCAAACTCATATGGGTTTAGGAAAAATCGCTGTACGGCGGATGCGATGGGGCAACTATTCACCCAACTGAGCAGAAAGAGCTCAGCCCAATGGGTGCTAGATGCGGACATCGAAAACTTTTTTGACCAAATTTCAAAAGACTGGATGCTCGATAACGTCCACGTGGACAAGTCGATGCTACGGAAGTGGCTGAAATCTGGGGTCATTGACCGAGGGCAATTGCAAAACACAACCGCAGGCGTCCCGCAGGGAGGAATTATTTCACCAGCAGCGGCGAATTGGACGTTGAATGGTTTGGAAACACAACTCATCGCACATCTGAAAGCGAAGTGGGGTGTACGCCAAACTAAGAAACTGAAAGTTGGGGTAGTGCGCTATTGTGATGATTTTGTTGTGACTGGCATCTCGAAAGAACTGCTAGAAACGGAGATTAAGCCTTGGATTGAAGCTTTCCTTGCTGAGAGAGGACTGCAACTGTCTACGGCTAAAACACGCATCGTGCATATCAACGAAGGTTTCGACTTCCTTGGGTGGCACTTCCGTAAGTATTCGGAAAAGCTGCTGATCAAGCCGAGTAAAAAAAATGCACAAGCATTCTATGAAAAGCTGAGGATAGTCATCAATGACAATTTAGGGGTTAGGCAAGAAGACCTAATCCGACTGCTGAACCCGATACTACGGGGCTGGGCTCAATACCATAGCCCAGTATGCGCCAAGAAAATGTTCTCCCGCATAGAGTCGCTGCTGTTCGAACGACTCTGGCGCTGGGCATGCCGCAGGCATCCAAAAAAGGGGCGCAGATGGGTACGCCTGAAGTATTGGCACAAAGTCGGCAATCGTCATTGGGTGTTTGCTGCAGAAATAGAACGAAAGGATGACAGTAAGGGACTAATGGAGCTGTACAACTTGTCCGGCACTCCCATAAAGCGACACAGAAAAGTTAAGCAAAACTATCACCCCTATAATCCCGAGTGGGAGCTATACGGCGAAACCCTCCGGCAAGAGCGCATGTTGAAAAACATGAGCTATCGTGCCCAATGGGCAAAGCTGTACGCTAGCCAAAGGGGTCTATGCGCATTATGTGAATGTGAGATGGATATGGACACCGGTTGGCATGACCACCATATCGTATACCGTATGGATGGCGGCTCCGATGCCCTTAGTAATCGGGCACTGCTCCACCCTAGCTGTCATGCACGAGCTCACAGCCTTGGTTTGAAAGTAGTGAAACCGGCCCCAGCATGGGGCTTATGTTGTGCTTGA